Proteins from one Chitinophaga oryzae genomic window:
- a CDS encoding helix-turn-helix transcriptional regulator translates to MIHCQYPHNHQLMKLTKFQEKAIIKTKAFIDEQPPKRIDIQHLVHFSGLSESKLTKGFKMLYHVTIYQYQLERAMNYAKELLQQDHQVKEVAITLGYSTSGSFARAFHRVFQETPGEVKWQ, encoded by the coding sequence ATGATACATTGCCAATACCCTCATAACCATCAATTGATGAAACTGACAAAGTTCCAAGAGAAAGCTATTATTAAGACCAAAGCATTCATCGACGAACAGCCCCCAAAAAGAATAGATATACAGCACCTGGTCCACTTCTCCGGTCTTAGTGAAAGCAAACTAACAAAAGGTTTTAAAATGCTCTACCACGTAACTATTTATCAGTATCAGCTTGAACGCGCGATGAATTATGCCAAAGAACTCCTGCAACAGGACCACCAGGTAAAAGAGGTGGCTATAACTTTAGGGTATAGCACTTCGGGTAGTTTTGCGCGGGCGTTTCACCGGGTGTTCCAGGAGACGCCAGGGGAGGTGAAGTGGCAGTGA